The Comamonas piscis region TGGGGGTGACCGCAGGGGTCAATCTTCTGAGTGTGGCGACGGGTGTCATCAACTCCTCCACCCAGAGCAATCTTGCGCAGAACAGCGTGGTGTCCAGCACCTCCGTCGATGGCTTGAACCTGAGTTTGGCAGGTCTGGCGCTGGGCGCCAATACCATCAGCTCGCAAGCGCGCATGGCCTGCGTCAACGGCACGCCACAAGGCTCTGGGGACGCACAGATTCTTGGCGGCACCGGGTCGCTGAGCGGCGTCAGTGCTTCAGTCAACGGCCTGGTCAATCTGACCATCAATGTACCTGGCTTGGGCACGGAGGTCGGCGTCAAGCTCTACACCAATGAGCAAAGCCAAAGCGGCACGTCGATGAGCGTGACTGCGTTGCGGATCGAGTTGGTGGCCAAGGCGCTGACGATTCCCTTGCTGAATGCCTCGGTGATCGTGGGCAATTCCACCGCGTCGATGCCCGATTGCAAGCCCACGGTGAGCTTGAATCCCTTGCCACCGATCAATGCGGGCAACCAGTCGTCCGTGCCGATCAGCGGCAGCTGCAGCGCTGGCAGCGGCAATGTGGCCATCAGCTCCAACCCTGCAGGCGTGGGTCAGTCACTGCCCTGTACGGCTGCTGGTACCTACACCGGCACGGTGAATGCCCAAGGTCTGCCGGATGGAACGGTGACGATCACCGCGATGCAGACGGCGTCCGGGCAGACCAGCTCGGCGAGCCAGTCGACCACCAAGAATTCCGGATCGGTACCTCAGCAGCCGGTGGTGGCCGTGGTCACGGCTCCGCAGATCACGGTGGCCAACCAGGCTTCGTACAGCGTGTCGGGCACCTGCTCGGCCAATGCTGAAGCAGTGGCCGTGACGCTGGGATCGGTGTCCACATCGGCGCTCTGCAGTGCTGGCATCTGGTCAGCCTCGGGCATCAATGTCAGCGGTCTGCCCGATGGTGCGGTGACGGTGACGGCCTCGCAGACTGTCGGCGGTCAGACGGGATCGGGCAGCCTGGTAACGGCCAAGGATGCGACTGCCCCTGCGGTGGCGATTACCTCGGCACCAGTGATCAATGCGGGCAACCAATCATCGTATGGCGTGGCAGGCAGTTGCTCGGAAGGCGGCGCAGCCGTCACGGTGCGGGTGGGCAGTGTCGCCGCTGTGCCCTCGCCAGTCTGCAACAGCGGTATCTGGTCGGCATCAGGCCTGGATGTCAGTGGGCTGCCGGCCGGCTCGGTCACGGTGACGGCGATGCAGACCGATGCCGCGGGCAATACCGGCAATGCCAGCCGCACGACCAGCAAAGACAGCAGCGCTGCCGCGGTGACGGTGCTGGTGGCGCCGCGCATCAACAGCGGTAACCAGGGCAGCTATGGCGGCGTCTCTGGCGCCTGCAGCGCGGCCGATGGCATGGTGACGGTGGCCATTGGCAGCATCAGCAATACGGTGGCCTGCAACGGTGGTGCCTGGGTACTGAGCGGCGTCGATGTGCGCGGCCTGCCGGAAGGCACCGTGCTGGTGAAGGCTTCGCAGACCGTGGCTGGCACGGTCATCTCCGGCTCGCTGAACACGGTCAAGGATACGACCGGGCCTGCGGTGTCGATCAGCACTGCGCCGACCATCGATACCTCCAACCAGGACGCCTACAGCCCCGCAGGAACCTGCACCAGTGGCGACGGCCCGGTCACGGTGAGCGTGGGATCCATCCGGGTGACGGTGGCCTGCGTCAACGGCAACTGGACGGCGCCTGGCATGCAGGTGGGCGCCTTGCCCAAGGGGCCTGTCACGGTGACGGCATCGCAAACCGATGAGGCAGGCAACACCGGCAGCAGTACCCGCGAAGTGACCAAGACCTCGGATGCTACTGGCGAGCTGCCCACCGGCCTGATCGCGCCCCAGAGCGGCACCTGGATCATCACGGAAGAGCTCAATGGTGAGCCAGGCCGCGGCATGGGCATCGATGTCCAGGACGGCGTGCTGTTCATGCAGGTCTACAACTACCGCCAATCGGGTGCACCCACCTTCCACACGGCCTTGGGTACGCTGAACAACAACACGGTGACCGCTCCGCTGTACTTCTACGAAGGCGGGCGCTTCTTTGGCAGCGAGCAGCGCGATGGCCATGAGGCGGGCAGCCCCGGCAATGTGGTGATCACCTTCAGCAGCCGCAGTACGGGCACGATCCAGTTCCCCGGAGAAGCGGCCAAGCCTATGCAGCGCTACGACTACGAGGGCACGCCTGTCGGTGTCTTCTCCGACGCGGCCTTTGTCGATCGCTGGGCCATGGTGGAGTTCAACAGCAATAACCAACCAGTGCGCAGCTGGTGGGCAGATATCGGCAACAGCGGACAGGTGGCTATGAGCGAGGATTGGGCCACTGCTGCGCTGACCTGGCCTTACCCGCCCACCGTGGCGACGGCTGTGCATGGCTTTGGCGGTACCTTGTCCGGCCATGTGGTGGCGCAGTGCAGCTACAGCGGCAGCGGTCTGCAGTTCAACTGCGCGGGCAACCGGCAGGGTGGCGCAGGCGGTGGGGCTGTGGTGGCGCTTACCTTGCAGCGCGGTGTGGACCAGCTGAGCGGCACGGTGCGCGAGGGCGGTGACGAGGCCCGGCGCCTGGTGGGCTTCCGTGTCGGACGCGCGGCCTACACACTGCAGAACAACCAGAATGTGCGTACCAGCTACTACGCGCCAGGCTATGCCCCAGAGTCGGGCACCTGGGTGGTCAGCAGCGAACTGCGCGGCCTGCCGGGCCGGGGTATTTCGATCGAGCTGCAGAAGCCGACCAACAGCGAGGACCATATGCTGTTCATGTCGGTATACAACTACGAGGCTGACGGCCAGGGCACCTTCCATAGCCTGCTCGGCGCCCATGATGCATCGACGACGCCAGAGCCCAACACGCCGGATCTGCCCACCGTGCAGTACCAGGGCGGGCGCTACTTTGGTGGCCCGGCTGCCATCGCCAGCTTCAAGGCCGATGCCGGTCTGACCAAGGCCATCCACTTCGCTGCGCCTTCGGTGGGAACGCTGGCCTTCCCCGGCGAGCAAGCGCTGCAGATCGAGCGCTTCTACTACGGCGTGAACAAGGCCTCGGCCCAGTCGCTGCGTGGATCCTGGGTGCTGCTGTCCTCCACGGATGCGATGCCCAGCCGGAACTTCCGCTTCCAGACCCGGGATGAGAACTCGGTGATCGATACCGACTCGGGCTATGTCTGTGTCGCGGAGGTGCTGCGCCAGTTCAACTTCCGCTGCACCGCGCCTTCTGGATCTCCGGTGTTCCGTTTCGTCGCCGGTTTCTACGGCGCCAGCACCGGCATCGTCGGGGATGCGGAAGATGCACCGGCCATCACCGTGGTGCGGGTGACCGACCCGAATGGCGAGATGGTGCAGGCGGGCGACTGAGGTTGGGGCTGCCACCGCGCGCCGGACCCGGCGCGGCGGTGGCCTCTGACCTTGCAGCGCGAGGCCCCGGCGAGGAACTGTTAAAATGCCCGGGCGCCATGCACTACAGAGCAACGGTTTCGCAGAAAACATCTGCAAACCGTTGTTTTTTATTGCCCGCGCCACAGACGCTGGCCCGGCTTTGCGAAGCAGGCTGGCAGCGATGGAGACCGTTTTACAGCTTGGGCCCTTGGGGGCACAGAGGTCGCGCGTCAGCCAGCAGGCATCCTGCTGGCTTTTTCTTCGTCTGTGGTCGACAAACCGGGCACAATGTCCGATATTGTGGATACTGCGCCGCTCGGGTGGGTGGCGCAAGGAGAGTCGCTGGCACAGGCCTTGCAGATGATGAATGTGCAGGCGGGTGTTGGCGCCTTGTGAAGGCGATGCGGCGTGCCGTGTCATCAGGCGTGGGGTTGCAAGCATCGGCGGGCAGCCCCCATTTTGGAAGGTACAGAACATGCCCAGTTACAACCCACCCTTTGAGATCCATGTCCACGGACAAGTGCAGCTGCGTGCCGATGTCGGCTTTGACCAGCTGCAAGAAGCCTTGAAGCCGCTGTGGGCCTATGCGGGCGCCAAGTCGCTGGTCGATGGCTCGGAGAGCGCTTACGAGGAAGAGCCCGGCATTCTGTTCGAGCCCAAGGACCATATGCTGCAGATGTGCTGGACAGTGCGCGGCGATGATGATTTCCGCCAGTCGCTGGACGACATGTGCATGAACCTCAACGAGCTGGCCGACCAGGGTTCGGCCATCGAGATCACCTTCTACGACGCCGAATTCGACGACGAGGAGCAGGACCGCGGCGCGGAGTCGCGCGACGACTTCATGATGCTGTTTGTAGGCCCGACGCCTGCAGCCATCATGCAGGTACAGCGCGATATGCTGGTGCAGGATGTGGTGAGCACGATGGAGCGCCACTTTGACGCTGGCGAACTGGTCGGTGTGGTGGCCGAGATCGACAAGCTGTTCAGCCAGCGCTTTGATGCCCTGGTGGATTCGCTGGAGATCGGCAAGCCCCCGCGTGGCACTGGCGGCCCCGGTGGCGGCCATGGCGGTGGCGGACGCCGCCCACGCCACCTGCACTGATCTCTCGCCAGCGCCCTCCCAGGCGCAGCAAGGTTTTTATCCCCAAGGCAGCCGCAGTGCTGCCTTTGTTATTGGTCTTGCCCATGTCCACCCCCGTCTTGCTTCCTTACCTGCAGTCCTACTCCACCAGCTTGCAGCAGCAGGCTGGCAGCCTGTTGCAATCGGGCAAGCTGGGCCAGTGGCTGCTGCAGCGCCATCCGCAGGCCCACCAGATGCGCTCGGACAAGGCCTTGCATGCCTATGTAATGGGCCTCAAGGGCGAGCACATGCGCAACAGCGCGGGCTTGGCCAAGGTGGTGTATGACAGCAAGCTGCAGCTGGTCTACCAGGCGCTGGGCATCCATGTGCGCACGGGCAAGAACCACGGCGGCAAGACCCAGTCTCGCCACGAGATCCGCATTGGCAGCCTGTTCAAGCACGCACCCGAGTCCTTTCTGCGCATGATTGCCGTGCATGAGCTGGCGCACCTGCGCGAGTCGGACCACAACAAGGCCTTCTACCAACTCTGCGAATACATGGAGCCAAGCTACCACCAGCTGGAGCTGGAAGTGCGGCTCTACCTGACCTGGCTGGACCAGGGCGGCCACCGGCTGTGGCAGGTCGCCGGCGATGCGGCGGACGCCGCTAGCTAATCAGCAGCGTGGCAGAGCTGCGGCGCCAGCCCCAGCCACTGCGCAGCGGCGTACTGCAGCGCCTTCAGCTCACCGGTCGTCGACAGGCGGCAGGCCTCGTCAGCGCCGGGCGCCTGCGCTGGCTTGCGCAGCATGCCGGTGGCATGCAGCAGGCTGTAGGTGCGGCGGGCGACCGGCGTGGCGGTGTCCAGCAGGCTGACCTGGTCGCCGACTAGGGCGCGCAAGGTATCGGCCACAAAAATATAGTGGGTGCAGCCCAGCACCAGAGTGTCGATCTGGTCTGGCTGTGGGCCAAAGGCACCCATGGCTGCCAGGTAGGTTTGGCACAGGCCCTGGATATGCGCAGCATCGGCGGCTGCATCGCGCCCGGGTCGGGTGCTGTCTTCAATCGCGCGCGCCAGCCCATTGCAGGCCTGCACCACAAAGCGGGTCTCGGTGGCATGCGCTGCCTGCAAGGCGGCAAAGCGGCTGCTGTTCACGGTACCCTGGGTGGCGATCACGCCCACCACATGGGTCTGGCTGTGCTGGGCCGCCGGCTTGAGGGCCGGTTCCACCCCGATGATCGGCAGGCCCGGGTGCTGCTCGCGCAGGCCTTCAATCGCGGCGGCCGTGGCTGTGTTGCAGGCAATGACCAGGGCCTTGATGCCGTGGCGCTCACGCATCTGCTGGGTGATGTGGGCGCAGCGCTGCTGCACAAAGGCGTCGCCCCGCTCGCCGTAGGGGGCGTTGCCGCTGTCGGCGAAGTAGACAAACTGCTCATGGGGCAGCACATCGCGCAGCGCCTGCAGCACGCTCAGGCCGCCAATACCGCTGTCAAAAACACCAATGGGGGAGAGGGGGCTGGGCATGGGAACGTGCAGAGGTGAGGGCTTTTGAAAAAACAGCGGGCGAGAGGATTGTAGGCAGGCTGCAGGTTTTATGCATCGACTGCGGCCAGCAGCATCAGGCAGGTGCAGACAATGCTGACCAGCCAGACGCCGAGCGCCACGCCCAGCACATGGGGCCAGCGCGGCCAATGGGGCCAGCAGCGCCGCAGCAGGCAGTGCATCGGCGTTATCAGCAAGGCCTGCAAAAAGCTGGCCGAGATGAGGATGGGCCAGAGGCTGTCACCAGGGATGGCTTTCAGCAGAGCACCATCACCGGCCCAGATGAAGAGCTGTTCGGCCAGTGCGTAGCTGGCAAAGCCGGGCAGGCCCAGCGAGACAAAGGACAGAACCAGGCCGCCCGCGCTCCAAAGCAAGGGGCTGCGCTGGGCCTTGATCCATGGCCAAAGTCGCTGCAAAAAAAGCATGGCGGTATTGTGCCCGCGAATGCTGGCGGCATGCGCTGTAGCGCTTGGATTGCGGTGCCGATGCCCCAGGTTTTTGGCACAGATTTCCCCTTATGCGGCGCATTGCCTTGGGCGGCGGTGTATAAATTTGCCCTGTCAATCTGGGCTTTGCCCGGCATTGTTGCCAGCAGCGACCGCTGCTGCCCAACCAACAACAAGGAAAATGCAGCCATGGGCGCGCAATGGAAAGCAAAGGGCAAGGCGCTGGTCGCCGATGCCAAAGGAAAACTCTTTGGCAAATTGGTCAAGGAAATCACGGTGGCAGCACGGCTGGGTGGCGGTGATGTGGGCAGCAACTCGCGCCTGCGCATGGCCGTCGAAGCCGCCCGCAAGGCATCGATGCCCAAGGACACCTTGGAGCGCGCGATCAAGAAGGGCTCGGGCGCTGGCGCTGATGCCGTGAACTATTCGACCGTGCTGTTCGAAGGCTATGCACCCCACCGCGTGCCGGTGATGGTCGAATGCCTGACCGATAACCCCAACCGCACGGCACCCAATATGCGCGTCTGCTTCCGCAAGGGCCAGCTGACAGCAGTGGCCTGGGATTTTGACCATGTGGGCATGGTTGAGGGCGAGCCAGAAAACGGTGCCGATGTGGAGCTGGCCGCGATCGAAGCCGGTGCGCAGGACTTTGAGCCTGGCGAAGAAGAGGGCGTGACCCTGTTCATCACCGAGCCCACCGACCTCGATACGGTCAGCAAGGCCTTGCCGGAGCAGGGCATCAAGGTGCTGTCGGCCAAGCTGGGTTACAAGGCCAAGACCCCCATCAGCATGGGCAGTCTGCCGGCTGAAGCGCAAGAAGAGGTGCAAGCCTTTTTGGCCGGCCTCGAAAACGACGACGATGTGCAGAACATCTATGTCGGCCTGGTGGACTGAGCAACGCCCGGCAACCCCACCCCAAACGGCCGATCAGGCCGTTTTTTCATGGGCGGGAGGCCAAGCTGCGTAGGCAGTTTGCGCTTCTTCATCATTTGCCCATTGACAGGCCAGGCCAGATATGCAGAAATTCGCTTGCGCTGGTCGTCGGCGTAGTTTAGATAAGAGCCCATACCATGAAAAAACTCATCGTCCTTGCCAGCATCGCGCTGGCATCCCAGTTTGCATTGGCCGCCGACAAGGCCCCTACCGCCCAGCAACAGCTGATGGGCACCTGCAACACTGAGGCCAAGACCAAGGAGCTCAAGGGCGATGACCGCAAGGCCTATATGTCCAGCTGCCTGTCCGACGGCCGCAAGCGCCAGCAAGAACGCATGAAGACCTGCAACGTCGATGCGACGGGCAAGAAGGGCGACGAGCGCAAGGCGTTCATGAGTGAGTGCCTGAAGAAGTAAGCAGCCTTGACGATTCGGCGCGCGAGCGCCGGGTCTGCCGAACCGGCCATAAAAAACGCCAAGCATGCGGACATGCTTGGCGTTTTGCGTTTTGCGTTTTGCGTGGTGCGCCCGGTGGGCGCCACAGGTCCCTACGCGTTTCGATTAGAAGCGGTGGCGGATACCGACGCCAAAGCTGGTGCCGTTGCCAAAGTCCTTGACCTTGTCGTACATCACGATGGCATAGCCATCGGTGCGCTTGGAGAAGTCGTAGTTGTAGCCGACGGAGACGGTGTCGCGCTTGGCATTGCTGTCTTGCAGCTTGCTGTGCGCCCAACCGGCAAGGATGCGGCTGGTGGCGCCCAGCGGCACGGTGGCGCCCAGGCTGGCGGTCTTGATCTTGAAGTCGGTGTCCTTGCCGGTCGTCTGGCCGTAGGTGGCATAGGCCTTCACAAAACCTGCGTCATAGCTGCTGCCGAGCATCCAGTTGCGGTGGTTCTCAGCCAGTACCGCTGGCACGGGGTTGCTCATGTCCACGTCTTCATAGAAGCCGGTGATGGCGAAAGGCCCGTTGGCGTAAGTGGCATTCAGACCGATGTTGTTCTTGCCGCCTTGGCCAGCTTGCTCGCCAAACTGGTAGTGCAGGTTGCCGCTGAAGCCGCCGACCTTGGGCGTGCTGTAGATCACCTGGTTGCTCCAACCGGTGTCGGAGGGGTTGCTGCTCTGCCAGCCGCTCTTGTTGAACAGCGACACGTTTTGGTGCAGCACCAGGGGCGAGAAGGTGAAGGAATCACCAAAGGGGTTCATCGAGATCGACGGCACGAAGTTCGGCGCCACGGTGCGGCCCAGGGTCACGGCACCAAAATCGCCGGACAGCGACACCAGCGCATCGCGCGACCAGAAAACGTCGCCAGTGAAGCGGCCGGGCGTGCCAGTGTCGGCGCGCATGAAGCTGGTCAGCAAAAAGCTGGCCTTGAGGCCGCCGCCCAGGTCTTCCGTGCCTTTGAAGCCGAACCAGGAGGTGGTCATGCCACCGCTGCCCAAGGTAGTGGTGCGGCCGTCATCGCCGGGGGCTTTCATCGAGCCGATATACATATCGACCAAGCCGGTGGCGGTGACCGATGACTGGGCCTGCGCTGCAGAGGCGCAGGCTGCCATCACGGCGAGGGCGAGCAGTTTGTTGTTGTTCATGGCATTCCTTTGTTACAAGCGTGTGAATTTGTGATAGCGGTGAATTGTGAAGTCAGTGCCGACCGCTCTGAGCAATATGTGTGCCAAAAGCCGAAAAAACCGCTGGTAAAGACCCGAGGTGTGGTGTGTACGCCGCATATCGGGCCTATACGGTTTTGGGTGGGCTTGGGCGCTGTTGGCTGGTTAGGGCGGCGGGTAGAGCGTGGAAGCAGCCAGGATGCTGCGACCGATTGCTGTCCAACATTGATGTAGCTCAATGTGTGCAGCGCGCAATCGCGGCACAGTGCGGACCATGCCTGACTCACTCCGCCTGGATGAATTTGCCCTGACCAGCGCCAGCGCTGGTGCCCTGCTGCGCCAGCGCCACCAGCCGCTGCAAGAGGCGCTGTACCTGGAGCGGGGCTCCGTTGCCTTTGGTGTCCAGGAGGAGGGGCGTATGCGCCATCTGCTGGGCATCATGGAGGGGCCTTGCTGGCTGGATGCGGCCCCCGCGCTGGCCGATCAGCCCTGTGCAGTAGACATGGTGGCGCAGACGCCCGTGCAATGGCGCGCCGTACCGGTGGGCCATCTGCGCAACTATTTGCAGCGATGGCCGGCCGAAGCCCAGGGACTGGTTACCAGCATGGCCCAGGGCTACTGCCAGCAGGCAGCGCTGGCCGTCAGCCGGGTGGCGCAGGATGCAGTGGCGCGCTGCGCGCAGTGGCTGCTGCAGCATGCCGAGCCGGGCGACCAGGGCCTGCGGGTGCAGCTGGCGCAATCCAAGCGGCAGATTGCTGCACACCTGGGCATTGCGCCTGAGACGCTATCGCGCGTGCTGCGCCAGCTGCGCGACCAGGGCCTGCTCGACGGCCTGGGCAAGAACCTCTGGCTGCCGCAGCCCGAATCCTTGCGCCAGCTGGCCAAGGCCTAGGGACCCTCTGCAAAACTCCCTGCCGTGGTCTGAATGCGGACTCGGGCGATCCGCTGCGTTGTCTTCCTTGTCAATAGCTACGGCTATTGACTGCAAAAGACGCCTTGCGGCTCATCCCGATCCGCGTCCATCCCGCTTGGCGAGGGTTTTGCAGAGCATCCCCAGGGACCCTCTGCAAAACTCCCTGCCGTGGTCTGAACGCGGACTCGGGCGATCCGCTGCGTTGTCTTCCTTGTCAATAGCTACCGCTATTGACTGCAAAAGACGCCTTGCGGCTCATCCCGATCCGCGTCCATCCCGCTTGGCGAGGGTCTTGCAGAGCATCCCTAGCCCGCCATTTGTAACGCGGGTTTCCTCCGTCCGGCTTTGTCCCGATACCGGCTCCGGGACTAAACCGCCAAGATGTGCGCACCTGAAAGGATGTGCCACATGCCAAATACTATGATTTGCTATCCCCGTGGCGGCGCCTGCCTCCGGGCCATGCTGGCCAGGTAGCCCGGCATGGATGGCAGGCAGGTGCATTGGCAGCCGGATTCTCCGCCTCCGGTAGACGACCTGCGTGATACGGCCGGACCCTGGCTGTGGCGGCTCTGGGTGGTGGTGCCGCTGATGGTGCTGCTGGGCACGGCCGTGGTGCAATGGTTGGCGATCCATGCCAGCCAGCAGACGGTGATCAGCCAACTGTCAGCCCAGCAGGCCGACGAGACCGAGATGCTGGCCCGGATGATGGGCAGCAAACTGGAGCAAAGCCAGAAAGTGCTGGGCGCGCTGGCCGAAGCGGCGGCGCCCTGGGTGCAAGGCCCGGCATCGCAAGACCCACCGCTGTTGGACCAGGGCGTGGCGGCCACACGCTACTTTGACAGCCTGGTGTTTGCACGCGGCAGCCAGGTCTTCAGGCGCCATGTGCGCGATCCGGGCGAGGGCGATGAGGCGGTCGAGCCGACGGAGCGGGATTTGCTGCGCCGGGTGATGGTGGATGGCAAGCCGCTCGTGTCCGAGCCCTTCAGAAGTGCGCCGGGCGGGCCCAGCATTGCGCTGGGCATTCCACTGCGCGACAAGCAGGGCACCGTGCGGGGCGCGATGGCCGGCGTGCTGCGCCTGCAGTCACAGAGCCTGCTGCCGGTATCGCTGGCCACCACGCCGCCCAACAGCGGGCAACTGGTGCTGATGACCGCTGGCGGAGTTCTGATTTCCCACCCCGACCCCGCCCGCATTCTGGGCACGACCGAAGACGATAGTTTGCTGGCCCAAGTGCTGCAGCGCTGGCAGGAGCGAAGCGCCAGCGGCGGCGCCCAGCCAGCGCAGTCCTGGTGGCTGGCGCCCCACCTGGTGAGCGTGGCGCAGATGCCTGCCGCCCGCTGGCTGGTGGTGCGGGTGATGCCCCATGAGCAGAGCCTGCAAAGCTGGGGACGCCAATGGCGCAGTTGGTGGTGGCTACTGCTGATGCCCTTGGCGCTGGCGGCCCTGACCTGGCTGTGGCTCTGGACGCATAGCCGTCGCTTTAAACAGTTGGTGGCGCAGACGCCGCTGCCGCTGGCCCCGGCACCGGTGCTGGCGTTGGCCTCGGGGCCGGTTCAGGCGGCCGACCCGGCCAGCGGCCCGCCGCCCGACGAGATCGACCGCATGGGCATGCACCTGCAAGAGCTGGGTCAGCAGCGCGAATCGCTCGCCGAGCAGCTGCGCCAGCAGCAGCAATTGTCTGAGAGTGTGCTGGCGCATGCGCGCTTTTCGTTTTTGCTGCTGGAGGGGGACCAGATCCAGCAGGTCTCGCAGGCGCTGGCGCATTTGCTGGGCTACAGCCGCCAGGATCTGCAGGGCCAGCCGGTGCGCATGTTGGCCATGGCCGACCAGGATTTTGACCAGGCCTGGGAGCAACTGGCCCCGGATCTGGAGCGCCAGGGCAGCGCCGAGACCAGCGTGGTGCTGCGCCACCAGTCGGGCGCGCCGGTCACCGTCAGCCTGCACCTGGTGAATATTGCGGACGCCGGCCCCAACCTGCGCTGGTGCTTTGTGCGCGCCGGCCAAGCCCGGGTTGCAGCGCTGTCGCCCAGCCGCATGGACAAGCTCACCTTGTTGCCCAATTACGAAGCGCTGCTGCTGCACCTGACCGCCTTGCTGCAAGCCCGGCGCGAGGGGCTGGACCAGTCCTCGCCCAGCGCGCCGGTGCTGTTCTATGTGAATGTCGACAATATGTCGGCCATCAATGCGCTGGCCGGCCATGCGCAGGGCGATCTGGTACTGCAGCATGTGGCGCGCCAGCTGCAACTGCTGCAGCCTTTCCAGGGCTATGCGGCGCGGGTGGCAGGCGACAAGTTTGCGCTGGTGCTGCGCCAGTGCAGCCCGGAAAAGGCCCATGAGCTGGCCGCGCAACTCTGCGACACCTTGCAGAACTGGCAGCCCCAGCTGCGTAGCAAGCATTTTGTGGTCACCGTCAGCATCGGACTGCTGCAGATGGATGCCACGTTTGCCGATGCCCTGCAGGTGGTGCGTGCCGCCGACATGGCCAGCTACAGCGCCAAGCGCCAGGGCGGCAACCGCGCCTGCTGGCGTGAGGCCAAGGTGGCCTGAGTGCTGGTCGGCAGCGCAAGGAGCAACGTGAACAGCTTGGGGTAAGAACCGGGACGGCCTGTAGGTGGCAACTGCTAAGCTTGAATGTCTTCATTCAAAACACTCGCATGCGCGACCAAGCCCTGTTTGACAAGATTGACCTGCACCTG contains the following coding sequences:
- a CDS encoding diguanylate cyclase domain-containing protein; the protein is MDGRQVHWQPDSPPPVDDLRDTAGPWLWRLWVVVPLMVLLGTAVVQWLAIHASQQTVISQLSAQQADETEMLARMMGSKLEQSQKVLGALAEAAAPWVQGPASQDPPLLDQGVAATRYFDSLVFARGSQVFRRHVRDPGEGDEAVEPTERDLLRRVMVDGKPLVSEPFRSAPGGPSIALGIPLRDKQGTVRGAMAGVLRLQSQSLLPVSLATTPPNSGQLVLMTAGGVLISHPDPARILGTTEDDSLLAQVLQRWQERSASGGAQPAQSWWLAPHLVSVAQMPAARWLVVRVMPHEQSLQSWGRQWRSWWWLLLMPLALAALTWLWLWTHSRRFKQLVAQTPLPLAPAPVLALASGPVQAADPASGPPPDEIDRMGMHLQELGQQRESLAEQLRQQQQLSESVLAHARFSFLLLEGDQIQQVSQALAHLLGYSRQDLQGQPVRMLAMADQDFDQAWEQLAPDLERQGSAETSVVLRHQSGAPVTVSLHLVNIADAGPNLRWCFVRAGQARVAALSPSRMDKLTLLPNYEALLLHLTALLQARREGLDQSSPSAPVLFYVNVDNMSAINALAGHAQGDLVLQHVARQLQLLQPFQGYAARVAGDKFALVLRQCSPEKAHELAAQLCDTLQNWQPQLRSKHFVVTVSIGLLQMDATFADALQVVRAADMASYSAKRQGGNRACWREAKVA